One Parachlamydia acanthamoebae DNA segment encodes these proteins:
- a CDS encoding transposase — protein MEDFRFSSEKMPSTNEQNNPLEEILRKGAQKLLQQAIEFEVQEYLELYKQSNESTHQSPAVRNGYLPEKNIQTGLGPIAIRQPRIRHRDDGKFTSAILPPYLRRTQSIDAVISALYLKGISTLDFPKALEAILGENAKGLSPTNIFRLKDSWTTEYQNWLKSDLSAKKYVYIWADG, from the coding sequence GTGGAAGATTTTCGCTTTTCTTCAGAAAAAATGCCATCAACAAATGAACAAAATAATCCTCTCGAAGAAATTCTTCGTAAAGGGGCTCAAAAATTGTTACAGCAAGCTATTGAATTTGAAGTACAAGAATATCTGGAACTTTACAAACAATCGAATGAATCTACCCATCAATCTCCTGCAGTAAGAAATGGTTACTTACCAGAAAAAAACATTCAAACCGGTCTTGGCCCAATTGCAATTCGTCAGCCTAGAATAAGACATAGAGACGATGGCAAGTTCACAAGTGCGATTTTGCCACCTTATTTGAGAAGGACACAAAGTATAGATGCGGTTATTTCTGCTTTGTATCTTAAAGGAATATCCACCCTGGATTTTCCGAAAGCTCTGGAGGCAATTTTGGGAGAAAATGCTAAAGGACTATCACCCACAAATATCTTTAGATTGAAAGATTCATGGACAACAGAATATCAAAATTGGCTCAAAAGTGATTTATCCGCAAAAAAGTACGTTTATATATGGGCGGATGGGAT